Proteins found in one Pseudomonas marvdashtae genomic segment:
- a CDS encoding PepSY-associated TM helix domain-containing protein yields the protein MKSKTIRRWSFVHTWSSLICTVFLLMLAITGLPLIFHHEIEHLLGDAPELREMPAGTPPLDLAQLVEKAKAHRPGEVVQYFGWDEDEPNGVITIMAPTPGTEPNSSHTFMLDARTGEALEMPSANGGFMMVMLRLHVDMFAGLPGKLLLAFMGFLFVIAIISGVVLYLPFMRRLKFATVRQDKSTRLRWLDLHNLIGVVTLVWALTVGVTGVIAACADLIIAAWRNDSLSAMVEPYRNAPPLTQLAPATRLLDIAKGVAPGMEPSFIAFPGTLFSSEHHYSVFMKGDTHLTSHLLTPVLIDATTLDVTAVAERPWYMDVMSLSLPLHFGDYGGRPMQIFWATLDVLTIIVLGSGVYLWLVRRKAAKRATVGAEVAP from the coding sequence ATGAAAAGCAAAACCATACGCCGCTGGTCCTTTGTCCACACCTGGAGCAGCCTGATTTGCACGGTGTTCCTGCTGATGCTGGCGATCACCGGGCTGCCGCTGATTTTCCATCATGAAATCGAGCACCTGCTGGGTGACGCGCCAGAGCTGCGGGAAATGCCAGCGGGCACGCCGCCATTGGATCTTGCGCAACTGGTGGAAAAAGCCAAGGCTCATCGCCCGGGTGAAGTGGTCCAGTATTTTGGCTGGGACGAAGACGAGCCCAATGGCGTCATCACCATCATGGCGCCGACGCCGGGCACCGAACCCAACTCCTCCCACACGTTCATGCTCGACGCGCGTACCGGCGAAGCCCTGGAAATGCCCTCGGCGAACGGCGGTTTCATGATGGTCATGCTGCGCCTGCACGTAGACATGTTCGCCGGGCTGCCGGGCAAGTTGTTGCTGGCATTCATGGGTTTTCTGTTCGTGATCGCCATCATCTCCGGGGTGGTGTTGTACCTGCCGTTCATGCGGCGGTTGAAGTTCGCCACGGTGCGCCAGGACAAATCCACGCGCCTGCGCTGGCTGGACCTGCACAACCTGATCGGCGTGGTCACGCTGGTCTGGGCACTGACCGTCGGCGTGACCGGCGTGATCGCCGCCTGCGCCGATTTGATCATCGCCGCGTGGCGCAACGACAGCCTCAGCGCCATGGTCGAACCCTATCGCAACGCCCCACCGCTGACACAATTGGCCCCAGCCACCCGATTGCTGGACATCGCCAAGGGCGTCGCGCCGGGCATGGAGCCGAGTTTCATCGCCTTCCCCGGCACGCTGTTTTCCAGCGAGCACCATTACAGCGTCTTCATGAAAGGCGACACCCACCTGACCTCGCATCTGCTGACGCCCGTGTTGATCGATGCGACCACCCTGGACGTCACCGCCGTGGCCGAGCGGCCGTGGTACATGGACGTGATGAGCCTGTCCCTGCCATTGCATTTCGGCGACTACGGCGGCCGGCCGATGCAGATTTTCTGGGCAACCCTGGATGTGCTGACGATTATCGTCCTGGGCAGTGGCGTTTATCTGTGGCTGGTACGGCGTAAAGCCGCCAAGCGCGCAACCGTCGGTGCGGAGGTTGCCCCGTGA
- the creB gene encoding two-component system response regulator CreB, whose product MPHILIVEDEAAIADTLVFALQGEGFDTTWLSLGAAALEHQKNTPADLIILDVGLPDISGFETCKNLRRFSDVPVIFLTARDGEIDRVVGLEIGADDYVVKPFSPREVAARVRAILKRVAPRPVVETGSALFQVDNDRVQISYRGKPLNLTRHEFRLLHCLLEQPERVFSREQLLDALGVPSDAGYERSIDSHIKSLRAKLRLVRTEAEPIQTHRGLGYSYSPGHS is encoded by the coding sequence ATGCCTCATATTCTGATTGTCGAAGACGAAGCTGCTATTGCCGATACGCTGGTGTTTGCCCTGCAGGGCGAGGGCTTCGACACCACTTGGTTGAGCCTTGGCGCAGCGGCCCTGGAGCACCAGAAAAATACCCCGGCGGACCTGATTATTCTCGACGTGGGCCTGCCGGATATCAGCGGTTTCGAGACGTGTAAGAATCTCAGACGTTTCAGCGACGTTCCGGTAATTTTTCTTACGGCTCGGGATGGGGAGATCGACCGGGTGGTGGGCCTGGAGATCGGTGCCGATGATTATGTGGTCAAGCCCTTCAGCCCTCGGGAAGTGGCCGCCAGGGTCCGCGCCATTCTCAAGCGAGTGGCGCCAAGGCCCGTCGTGGAAACGGGTTCGGCATTGTTCCAGGTGGACAACGATCGCGTGCAAATCAGCTATCGCGGCAAACCGTTGAACCTCACCCGCCATGAGTTTCGCCTGTTGCACTGCCTGTTGGAGCAACCCGAACGGGTCTTCAGTCGTGAACAGTTGCTTGATGCCCTGGGCGTGCCCAGCGATGCCGGGTATGAACGCAGTATCGACAGCCACATCAAGAGTCTGCGCGCCAAGTTGCGGCTGGTCAGGACCGAGGCCGAACCGATCCAGACCCATCGAGGCCTGGGTTACAGCTACAGCCCGGGGCACAGCTGA
- a CDS encoding glutathione S-transferase, whose amino-acid sequence MSTPSMTLFHNPASPFVRKVQVLLHETGQQDRVALQLSQLSPVKPDRALIGDNPLSKIPALRLANGSVIHDSRVILDYLDHQHVGNPLIPRDGAARWRRLTLASLADGIMDAAVMIRYETALRPAEKHWDEWLDAQRDKIRRALATLEAEAIAELASHFDVASISVACALGYLDLRHQDLEWRKANPQLAQWFAEVSLRPSMIETVPKV is encoded by the coding sequence ATGTCCACCCCCAGCATGACCCTGTTCCACAACCCTGCTTCGCCCTTCGTCCGCAAGGTCCAGGTATTGCTGCATGAAACCGGCCAGCAGGACCGCGTGGCCTTGCAGCTCAGCCAACTCTCGCCGGTCAAGCCAGACCGAGCGCTGATCGGCGACAATCCGCTGAGCAAGATCCCTGCCCTGCGCTTGGCCAATGGCAGCGTGATCCACGACAGCCGCGTCATCCTCGACTACCTCGACCACCAGCACGTCGGCAACCCTTTGATTCCCCGGGATGGCGCGGCCCGCTGGCGGCGCCTGACCCTGGCATCGCTGGCCGACGGGATCATGGATGCGGCCGTGATGATCCGTTACGAAACCGCGCTACGCCCGGCGGAAAAACACTGGGACGAATGGCTCGACGCGCAACGCGACAAGATTCGCCGCGCCTTGGCCACGCTTGAAGCCGAGGCGATTGCCGAGCTGGCCAGCCATTTCGACGTTGCTTCCATCAGCGTGGCGTGCGCCTTGGGTTACCTGGACCTGCGCCACCAGGACCTGGAGTGGCGCAAGGCCAATCCTCAGCTAGCGCAGTGGTTTGCCGAAGTCAGTTTGCGGCCGTCGATGATCGAAACGGTGCCCAAGGTTTAA
- the creD gene encoding cell envelope integrity protein CreD — protein sequence MNRSLAIKLGMIALLILLLMIPLLMINGLIDERQELRDGVLQDIARSSSHSQQLIGPMIVVPFRKDVKVWNTNEKTGVRFLETVEQTGEMYFLPEQFELDGQIRTETRARGIYEARLFHADNRIDGRFKVPERYGIAPKDFADYRFDEPYLSVGISDIRGIENALTLTLNQQTVDFLPGSRLGWLGQGVHVPLPMITAQGSPELTFGFDLRLQGTGELQILPVGKSTKVHLAADWPHPSFIGNYLPVKREINEQGFSADWQTSFFSTNLLETLQACEPSDGCEAFRSRAFGVSFVDPVDQYLKSDRAIKYALLFIALTFAGFFLFEVLKSLAVHPVQYALVGVALAFFYLLLLSLSEHIGFTLAYLVSASACVLLIGFYVCHVLRSVSHGLGFSAGLAGLYGLLYGLLSAEDYALLMGSLLLFSLLGVFMVLTRKLDWYGVGAKPAAAMSFDLGEVK from the coding sequence ATGAACCGCAGTCTCGCCATAAAACTGGGCATGATCGCCCTATTGATTCTTTTGCTGATGATCCCGCTGTTGATGATCAACGGCCTGATTGACGAGCGCCAAGAGTTGCGTGATGGGGTGTTGCAGGATATTGCCCGCAGCTCCAGTCATAGCCAGCAGTTGATCGGGCCGATGATCGTGGTGCCGTTTCGCAAGGACGTGAAAGTCTGGAACACCAATGAGAAGACCGGCGTGCGGTTCCTGGAAACCGTCGAGCAAACCGGTGAGATGTATTTTCTGCCGGAGCAATTCGAGCTCGACGGGCAGATCCGTACTGAAACCCGGGCCCGGGGGATCTACGAAGCGCGATTGTTCCACGCCGACAATCGGATCGATGGGCGCTTCAAAGTGCCGGAACGCTATGGCATCGCCCCGAAGGATTTTGCCGATTACCGTTTTGACGAGCCGTACCTCAGTGTCGGTATCAGCGACATCCGCGGCATCGAGAATGCCCTGACCCTGACGCTGAACCAGCAGACGGTCGACTTCCTGCCCGGCTCGCGACTCGGCTGGCTGGGGCAGGGCGTCCACGTGCCGCTGCCGATGATCACCGCCCAGGGCAGTCCTGAGTTGACGTTCGGTTTCGACCTGCGGCTGCAAGGCACCGGCGAGCTGCAGATCCTGCCGGTGGGCAAGTCTACCAAAGTGCACCTGGCCGCCGATTGGCCGCACCCCAGCTTCATCGGCAACTATTTGCCGGTCAAACGCGAAATCAATGAGCAGGGTTTCAGCGCTGACTGGCAGACTTCGTTTTTTTCCACCAACCTCCTGGAAACCCTGCAAGCCTGTGAGCCAAGCGATGGTTGCGAGGCATTCCGCAGCCGGGCCTTCGGCGTGAGTTTCGTCGACCCGGTGGATCAGTATCTGAAAAGCGATCGGGCGATCAAATATGCGCTGCTGTTTATCGCGCTGACCTTCGCCGGGTTCTTCCTCTTCGAAGTGCTCAAGAGCCTGGCGGTGCATCCGGTTCAGTACGCGTTGGTCGGTGTGGCGCTGGCATTCTTCTATCTACTGCTGTTATCGCTGTCGGAACACATCGGCTTCACCTTGGCGTATCTGGTATCGGCCAGTGCTTGCGTGTTGCTGATCGGGTTCTATGTCTGCCATGTGTTGCGCAGCGTGAGTCACGGCCTGGGTTTTTCGGCGGGCCTGGCGGGGTTGTACGGTTTGCTCTACGGGCTGTTGAGCGCTGAGGACTATGCGCTGTTGATGGGCTCGCTGCTGCTGTTCAGCCTGCTCGGGGTGTTCATGGTGCTGACGCGCAAGCTGGACTGGTACGGGGTCGGGGCGAAGCCAGCAGCTGCGATGAGCTTCGATCTGGGGGAGGTGAAATGA
- the creC gene encoding two-component system sensor histidine kinase CreC — MPLGIRIFLAYVLFIGLAGYFVLNTVMEEIRPGVRQSTEETLVDTANLMAEILRDDFKAGTLSQNRWPQLLRSYGERQPAATIWGLPKNQVSHRIYVTDANGIVVLDSSGVAVGQDYSRWNDVYLTLRGHYGARSTRSDPDDPASSVMHVGAPIRDNGRIIGVVTVAKPNSSLQPYIDRTERRLLLYGAGLIGLGLLLGAALSWWLSAALRRLTSYAQAVSQGRRVEVPHYRGGEFEQLAGAVEHMRTQLEGKAYVERYVHTLTHELKSPLAAIRGAAELLQSDMPAAQRQRFVSNIDSESVRMQQLIERLLNLAQVEQRQGLEDIVEVPLAALVDELLEARGGWIENRQLRIERHIAADLALTGEAFLLRQALGNLLENALDFTPVEGLLRISAERLGKRVELRLFNQAEPIPDYALPRLSERFYSLPRPGTGRKSTGLGLNFVEEVVQLHGGEFTIGNVEGGVEVVLRLP; from the coding sequence ATGCCGCTGGGCATTCGGATCTTCCTCGCCTACGTGCTGTTTATCGGCTTGGCCGGTTATTTCGTGCTCAACACGGTGATGGAGGAAATCCGCCCCGGCGTGCGCCAGTCCACCGAAGAGACGCTGGTGGACACGGCCAACCTGATGGCCGAGATCCTGCGGGACGACTTCAAGGCCGGGACGCTCAGCCAGAATCGCTGGCCGCAATTGCTCAGATCCTACGGTGAGCGCCAGCCGGCGGCGACGATCTGGGGGCTGCCAAAAAACCAGGTCAGCCATCGGATCTACGTCACCGATGCCAACGGTATTGTGGTGCTCGACTCAAGCGGCGTGGCGGTGGGCCAGGATTATTCACGCTGGAATGACGTCTACCTGACCCTTCGCGGCCACTACGGCGCCCGTTCGACGCGCAGTGATCCGGATGATCCAGCGTCCTCGGTGATGCACGTCGGGGCACCGATCCGTGACAACGGCCGGATCATCGGCGTGGTCACCGTCGCCAAGCCTAACAGTTCGCTGCAACCTTATATCGATCGCACGGAGCGGCGTCTGCTGCTCTATGGCGCCGGGCTGATCGGCCTGGGCTTGTTGCTGGGCGCGGCGTTGTCATGGTGGCTTAGCGCGGCACTGCGGCGTTTGACGAGCTACGCCCAGGCGGTCAGCCAAGGACGTCGGGTGGAGGTGCCGCATTATCGCGGCGGTGAGTTCGAGCAACTGGCGGGCGCCGTTGAGCACATGCGCACCCAACTCGAAGGCAAGGCCTACGTCGAGCGTTATGTGCACACCCTGACCCACGAACTCAAGAGCCCGCTGGCCGCGATTCGCGGTGCCGCCGAGCTGCTCCAGAGCGACATGCCCGCTGCCCAGCGCCAACGTTTTGTCAGCAATATCGACAGCGAAAGCGTGCGCATGCAGCAATTGATCGAACGCCTGCTGAACTTGGCCCAGGTCGAACAGCGCCAAGGGCTTGAAGACATCGTCGAAGTGCCGTTGGCGGCGCTGGTGGATGAGCTGCTCGAAGCCCGTGGCGGCTGGATCGAAAACCGTCAGTTGCGCATAGAACGGCACATAGCCGCCGACCTGGCGCTGACTGGAGAAGCGTTCTTGTTGCGTCAGGCCTTGGGCAACCTGCTGGAAAATGCCTTGGACTTCACGCCGGTCGAAGGGCTGTTGCGCATCAGCGCCGAGCGCCTCGGCAAGCGCGTCGAGCTCCGGTTATTCAATCAGGCCGAGCCGATTCCCGACTACGCGCTGCCGCGCCTGAGCGAGCGGTTCTATTCCCTGCCGCGCCCCGGCACCGGTCGCAAGAGCACAGGGCTGGGTTTGAACTTCGTCGAGGAAGTGGTGCAGTTGCACGGTGGCGAATTCACCATTGGCAATGTCGAGGGCGGAGTCGAGGTGGTGCTCCGTTTGCCCTGA